Proteins from a genomic interval of Candidatus Rubidus massiliensis:
- the cysJ gene encoding Sulfite reductase [NADPH] flavoprotein alpha-component → MSSSTVYDKVNPYYARLKKRVCLSQNSSKKTYHIEIDLQDSGITYEAGDSIAIIPENPDLLVKQTLSYFINAIKSSVFDKHQKEHTFEDYLKKHINLRDVTKKLLNELALRQLHPQKKDFLYEILKTENRELYLQYIEGKEAWDVLEEHSEVQLTPQEFIACCLPLLPRFYSISSSQSFVGNEVHLTVVEVAYSAHNKERKGSCTHYLCQTLQEGDYFPLYLQKSHSFRLPIDDDLPIIMIGPGTGVAPFRAFMQERLYRKASAPSWLFFGEWNKQHHFFYEDFWKSLVDQNLLKLDTAFSRDQSHKIYVQDIMKQNQVDLYQWLQNGAYLYVCGDAKRMAKDVEQTLLEIIINQGNSEEEARNYIKQLRKEKRYQRDIY, encoded by the coding sequence ATGAGTTCTTCGACTGTTTACGATAAAGTAAATCCTTATTATGCCCGTTTAAAAAAAAGAGTTTGTTTAAGTCAAAATTCTTCAAAAAAAACGTATCATATTGAAATAGACTTACAAGATTCAGGTATTACTTATGAGGCTGGCGATAGTATAGCCATTATTCCTGAAAATCCTGATCTTTTGGTAAAACAAACCCTTTCTTATTTTATAAACGCAATAAAAAGTTCTGTATTTGATAAACATCAAAAAGAGCATACATTTGAAGATTATTTAAAAAAGCATATAAATTTAAGGGATGTAACAAAAAAACTTTTAAATGAACTTGCCTTAAGACAATTGCATCCTCAAAAAAAAGATTTTTTATACGAAATCCTAAAAACTGAAAATAGAGAACTTTATCTTCAATACATTGAGGGGAAAGAAGCTTGGGATGTACTAGAAGAGCATAGTGAAGTACAATTAACGCCTCAAGAATTTATTGCTTGTTGTTTGCCTTTATTACCAAGGTTTTATTCCATTTCTTCCTCTCAAAGCTTTGTGGGAAATGAAGTACACTTAACAGTTGTTGAAGTTGCTTATTCAGCTCACAATAAAGAAAGGAAGGGGTCTTGTACCCACTACCTTTGTCAAACCTTACAAGAAGGGGATTATTTTCCTCTTTATTTACAAAAGAGTCATAGTTTTAGATTACCAATAGATGACGATCTTCCAATTATTATGATAGGTCCAGGAACGGGAGTCGCTCCTTTTAGAGCTTTTATGCAAGAAAGGCTCTACAGAAAAGCATCCGCTCCAAGCTGGCTTTTTTTTGGAGAATGGAATAAACAACACCATTTTTTTTATGAAGACTTTTGGAAAAGCCTAGTTGATCAAAATTTGTTGAAATTAGATACAGCTTTTTCACGCGACCAAAGCCATAAAATTTACGTCCAAGATATCATGAAGCAAAATCAGGTTGATCTTTATCAATGGCTTCAAAACGGAGCTTATCTTTACGTTTGTGGGGATGCTAAACGTATGGCTAAAGATGTCGAACAAACGTTATTAGAAATTATCATTAATCAAGGTAATTCGGAAGAAGAAGCCAGAAACTACATAAAACAATTGCGTAAAGAAAAAAGGTATCAAAGAGATATTTATTGA
- a CDS encoding 2-succinyl-6-hydroxy-2, 4-cyclohexadiene-1-carboxylate synthase: protein MVTTFFNVFSLLLLVSYIPWFYEAVLPRYSSKTQRFFYLTKALMKEIKAFCKCVTFYFFDLSKKDPKNVNVNEPSILLIHGYLHNSSAWTDFKKWFHKEGVKNVFTINLGHPFQKIEDYAQKINNKRAEIEALTGNRNIILIGHSMGGVVAVEAALQSQEGILGIFTLASPLKGSYRGPWGGIGECHKQTQLHSPYIQELYERIHKANLSLYHLATEGDLIVRPIESAFHTPSPKQTILLKDLGHVSLLFSKRVFYHTYDSIKTLITTK from the coding sequence TTGGTTACAACATTTTTTAATGTTTTTAGTCTTTTATTGCTGGTCAGTTATATACCTTGGTTTTACGAAGCTGTTTTACCTAGATACTCGAGTAAAACCCAACGTTTTTTCTATTTGACTAAGGCTTTAATGAAAGAAATTAAAGCGTTTTGTAAATGTGTAACTTTTTACTTTTTTGATTTATCTAAAAAAGACCCCAAAAATGTAAATGTCAATGAACCATCTATTTTATTAATTCATGGGTATTTACACAATAGCTCGGCTTGGACCGATTTTAAGAAATGGTTTCATAAGGAAGGCGTAAAAAATGTTTTTACAATTAATTTAGGTCATCCGTTTCAAAAGATCGAAGATTACGCTCAAAAAATTAATAACAAAAGAGCTGAAATAGAAGCCTTAACAGGAAATCGAAATATAATTCTCATTGGTCATTCCATGGGTGGAGTAGTCGCTGTTGAAGCTGCTTTGCAATCACAAGAGGGAATTCTTGGAATCTTTACTTTAGCTTCCCCCTTAAAAGGGTCTTATAGAGGGCCTTGGGGAGGAATTGGAGAATGTCATAAACAAACTCAATTGCATTCACCTTACATTCAAGAATTATATGAACGGATACACAAAGCTAATTTATCTTTATATCATTTAGCAACAGAAGGGGATTTAATTGTTCGCCCCATAGAATCAGCCTTCCATACCCCCAGTCCTAAACAAACTATTTTATTGAAAGATTTGGGCCATGTATCCTTACTATTTTCAAAAAGAGTATTTTATCATACCTATGACTCCATTAAAACTCTCATAACGACGAAATAA
- a CDS encoding Non-canonical purine NTP pyrophosphatase, giving the protein MYEIDYVTSNPGKFEEAKLILNDWKLSRIDIELEEIQGDAEEIIQAKAKQALSILHRPLIVEDVSLYCRCLNGLPGPYIKDFLHKLGENDFAELIHKYEDHHAQVLCYVAFATPTDPIRIFTGSIEGMIVKPRGNIRHASKSWNTIFQLYDQSKTFGEMSMEQQSKISMRTKALKKLREFLESHRIK; this is encoded by the coding sequence ATGTACGAAATTGATTATGTCACGAGTAATCCTGGCAAATTTGAAGAAGCCAAACTAATTTTAAATGATTGGAAATTAAGTCGTATTGACATTGAATTAGAAGAAATACAAGGAGACGCCGAAGAAATTATTCAAGCAAAAGCAAAACAGGCTCTATCTATTCTTCATCGTCCCCTAATAGTAGAAGATGTTTCCTTATATTGTCGTTGCTTAAATGGATTACCAGGACCTTATATAAAAGATTTTTTGCATAAACTTGGAGAAAATGATTTTGCCGAATTAATACATAAATATGAAGATCATCACGCACAAGTTTTATGCTATGTAGCTTTTGCTACGCCAACCGATCCAATTAGAATTTTTACAGGCTCAATTGAAGGAATGATCGTAAAACCTAGGGGAAATATTCGCCATGCATCAAAAAGTTGGAACACAATTTTTCAATTGTATGATCAATCAAAAACATTTGGAGAAATGAGCATGGAGCAACAAAGTAAAATTTCTATGCGAACAAAAGCCTTAAAAAAGTTAAGAGAATTTCTTGAAAGTCATCGAATAAAATAA
- the murA1 gene encoding UDP-N-acetylglucosamine 1-carboxyvinyltransferase 1 — MEYLTITGGKPLKGQIKASGAKNAMTKLLVASLLSDKKCRFYNVPNIGDVQVTVELCKEIGMHVEWDKELGVMEVETKELKTTYVPQRFSGANRIPILMIGALLGRTDEEIIVPTVGGCSIGARTIDFHVDALRKLGGTIEYRGMKREGAYFAHAHNGLKGTLIVLPYPSIGATENTILAGITARGTTVIKNAAIEPEIVELILFLQKLGAIITLDVDRTIRIQGIKKFQEVEHTVLSDRIEAASWGMAAVSTKGRVFVEGAQHQHMITFLNKIREVGGGFHIRANGIEFFHDGPLKGGIHLETDVHPGFATDWQQPFVVLLTQASGASVIHETVYENRFGYTETLKDMGADISLFKQCLGGKTCRFESKGYYHSAIIKGETKLSPKNISIPDLRAGFAYVMAAILADGTSKISGLHFLDRGYESLDEKLLALGVEVKRENLDPLTKDAIELDSILA, encoded by the coding sequence ATGGAATACTTGACAATCACAGGTGGAAAACCACTCAAAGGTCAAATAAAAGCATCTGGTGCTAAAAATGCCATGACAAAGCTTTTAGTCGCTTCCTTACTTTCTGACAAAAAATGTCGTTTTTATAATGTCCCAAATATTGGGGACGTGCAAGTTACAGTGGAGTTATGCAAAGAAATTGGCATGCACGTGGAGTGGGATAAAGAACTTGGTGTGATGGAAGTTGAAACTAAGGAACTTAAAACTACATATGTTCCACAAAGATTTTCTGGGGCAAATCGTATTCCCATATTGATGATAGGTGCATTACTTGGAAGAACTGACGAAGAAATTATTGTACCAACGGTTGGGGGATGCTCGATAGGGGCAAGAACCATTGATTTTCATGTTGATGCCCTAAGAAAACTAGGGGGAACGATTGAATATAGAGGCATGAAACGAGAGGGCGCATATTTTGCGCATGCGCATAATGGTCTGAAAGGAACGTTAATCGTTTTGCCTTATCCATCAATCGGAGCTACTGAAAATACAATTTTAGCCGGTATCACCGCAAGAGGAACGACCGTAATTAAAAATGCTGCTATAGAGCCTGAGATTGTGGAATTAATCTTATTTTTACAAAAACTTGGGGCAATCATAACTCTTGATGTTGATCGGACCATTCGCATTCAAGGGATAAAAAAATTTCAAGAAGTTGAACATACTGTTTTATCAGATCGGATTGAAGCGGCTTCATGGGGCATGGCAGCTGTATCTACAAAGGGTAGAGTGTTCGTAGAAGGGGCGCAACATCAACATATGATCACTTTTTTAAATAAAATTAGAGAAGTGGGTGGTGGATTTCACATTCGAGCAAATGGGATTGAGTTTTTTCACGATGGACCTTTAAAAGGGGGAATTCATCTAGAAACTGACGTACATCCAGGTTTTGCAACAGATTGGCAACAGCCTTTTGTCGTTTTGCTAACACAAGCCAGTGGCGCATCGGTAATTCATGAAACAGTTTATGAAAATCGTTTTGGTTATACAGAAACGTTAAAAGATATGGGAGCCGATATATCTTTATTTAAACAATGTTTGGGCGGAAAAACTTGCCGCTTTGAATCAAAAGGCTATTATCACAGTGCTATTATAAAAGGAGAAACAAAACTTTCTCCTAAAAATATCTCGATTCCTGATTTACGAGCAGGTTTTGCTTATGTAATGGCTGCCATCTTAGCTGACGGAACTTCAAAGATTAGTGGCTTGCACTTCCTCGACCGTGGTTATGAAAGTTTAGATGAAAAGCTCCTGGCATTAGGTGTTGAGGTAAAAAGAGAAAACTTAGATCCTTTAACAAAAGATGCTATAGAATTAGATTCCATATTAGCTTAA
- the ispF gene encoding 2-C-methyl-D-erythritol 2,4-cyclodiphosphate synthase, with protein MTKYRTGLGQDSHRFLLTESSKPCVIGGLIFDDAPGFNANSDGDIVFHAICNAISSLTGILILGDIADDLCLKDGITDSEVYLKEALRTLRDQKITHVAISLECKKPKIKPRILEMRENIARILQLTIEQVGITATSGEGLTDFGCGEGVQCFAIVSTESIN; from the coding sequence ATGACAAAATATAGAACAGGCCTCGGGCAAGATAGCCATCGTTTTTTGCTAACTGAATCTTCAAAACCCTGTGTAATCGGTGGGCTAATTTTTGATGACGCTCCAGGATTTAATGCAAATTCTGATGGTGACATTGTTTTTCATGCTATTTGCAACGCTATAAGTTCGTTAACTGGCATTTTAATACTCGGCGATATAGCCGATGATCTTTGTTTAAAAGATGGGATAACAGATAGTGAAGTTTATCTTAAAGAAGCTTTAAGAACATTGAGAGATCAAAAAATTACGCATGTTGCTATCTCTTTGGAATGTAAAAAACCAAAAATTAAGCCAAGAATTTTAGAAATGCGTGAAAATATTGCGCGTATTCTTCAGCTAACTATTGAGCAAGTAGGAATAACGGCAACATCAGGAGAAGGATTGACAGACTTTGGGTGTGGAGAAGGTGTGCAATGCTTCGCGATTGTATCGACAGAATCTATAAATTAA
- the thiN gene encoding Thiamine pyrophosphokinase codes for MQTIHSIALFANGPIANYDWIKTQIPQFEKIVAVDGGWRHCEKLGLIPDIVCGDFDSFEPKTHEVQQFYRFPKDKDYSDLEQALKIIYQPTLKNIVCFGALGNRTDHTLYNLFLLQRYPLLLKYISEEEKVIAIPKGKHNFSCSKNQCISLLPLGNEVKGVTTNHLKWNLRDASMNASFMSLSNICLKEDFSIEIKEGILLCHFQT; via the coding sequence ATGCAAACCATACATTCTATAGCTTTATTTGCAAATGGTCCTATTGCTAATTACGATTGGATTAAAACCCAAATCCCACAATTTGAAAAAATTGTGGCAGTTGATGGCGGTTGGAGACATTGCGAAAAACTTGGTTTAATTCCCGATATAGTTTGTGGGGATTTCGATTCCTTTGAGCCTAAAACCCATGAGGTGCAACAATTTTATCGATTCCCTAAAGATAAAGACTATTCTGATTTAGAGCAGGCTCTAAAAATTATTTACCAGCCCACTTTGAAAAATATCGTTTGCTTTGGAGCTTTGGGTAATCGAACTGATCACACACTATACAATTTATTTTTATTGCAACGTTATCCCCTACTTCTCAAATATATTTCTGAAGAGGAAAAAGTTATCGCGATTCCTAAAGGTAAGCACAACTTTAGTTGTTCAAAAAATCAATGTATATCGTTGCTACCTTTAGGAAATGAGGTGAAAGGGGTTACAACTAATCACTTAAAATGGAATTTAAGAGATGCTTCCATGAATGCAAGTTTTATGAGTTTATCAAACATTTGCTTAAAAGAAGATTTCTCTATAGAAATAAAAGAAGGGATTCTCCTTTGTCATTTTCAAACTTAA
- the epmB gene encoding L-lysine 2,3-aminomutase, which produces MTWKSILKTNFTNIDKLINYLQFDEKNAAKVLRHSKFIFNLPYRLAQKIEKNNLEDPLFKQFVPTIEELAYSPNFLVDPVQDQSFGCTKKLLQKYNGRALLVSTSACAMHCRYCFRQNFPYETKVKGFEEELSWLKNNPSVKEVILSGGDPLSLPNANLQNFIQECEKIPHIKRIRFHTRFIVGIPERIDDEFIAMLKKSRFSFWFILHINHPREIDQDIIAKIDQLKRIGCNVLNQAVLLKNVNDNVETLVELCEMLIDANIIPYYLHQLDRVQGAQHFEVKEEKGHFLIKELEKRLPGFAVPKYVKEIAGEPNKTRLLPILS; this is translated from the coding sequence ATGACTTGGAAAAGTATTCTCAAAACCAATTTTACGAACATCGATAAACTAATAAACTATTTACAATTTGATGAGAAAAATGCAGCCAAGGTACTGCGCCATTCAAAATTTATTTTTAATCTTCCCTATCGCTTAGCGCAAAAGATTGAAAAAAATAATCTTGAAGATCCGCTCTTTAAACAATTTGTTCCGACAATCGAGGAATTAGCTTACAGCCCCAATTTTTTAGTAGATCCAGTACAAGACCAATCTTTTGGCTGTACAAAAAAACTTTTGCAAAAATATAACGGGAGAGCCCTACTGGTTAGTACGAGTGCATGTGCTATGCATTGTAGATATTGTTTCCGACAAAACTTCCCTTATGAGACTAAAGTTAAAGGTTTTGAGGAAGAACTTTCTTGGTTAAAAAATAACCCTTCAGTTAAAGAAGTTATTTTAAGCGGTGGAGATCCCCTTTCTTTACCTAATGCAAATTTACAAAATTTTATACAAGAATGTGAAAAAATTCCTCATATTAAAAGAATTCGTTTTCACACTCGCTTTATTGTAGGTATTCCGGAAAGAATTGATGATGAATTTATCGCTATGCTTAAAAAAAGCCGGTTCTCTTTTTGGTTTATTTTACACATAAATCACCCCAGAGAAATAGATCAGGACATTATTGCTAAAATTGATCAATTGAAACGAATTGGATGTAATGTTTTAAATCAGGCGGTTTTGTTAAAAAATGTTAATGATAATGTAGAAACTTTAGTAGAGCTTTGCGAAATGTTAATCGACGCTAATATTATTCCTTACTACCTTCATCAATTAGATCGGGTCCAAGGGGCTCAACATTTTGAAGTGAAAGAAGAAAAAGGTCATTTTCTAATTAAAGAATTGGAAAAACGATTACCTGGTTTTGCTGTGCCAAAATACGTAAAAGAAATTGCTGGGGAACCTAATAAAACGAGACTCTTACCTATCTTAAGCTAA
- a CDS encoding acetoin dehydrogenase E2 subunit dihydrolipoyllysine-residue acetyltransferase, with the protein MKFASFRAFYRETKAFFLCVLFYFYNLTKKNPKQKESNHPPILLIHGFLHNSSAWVWFRRQLIKQGFTNIFTINLGYPFSTMEEFASKVKDLRNDISQICDDNRLILIGHSMGGIVAAQSALDKPEGIEKIITIGSPFDGAYSACLLSMICDTQMKFHSEYMQKMYENLRFQNFPIFHIGTKNDLIVRPLESAFHTPNPTKTLQVEGEGHISMVFSQRVISEIVSFIK; encoded by the coding sequence ATGAAATTTGCCTCTTTTAGAGCCTTTTATAGAGAAACGAAAGCCTTTTTTCTCTGTGTACTCTTTTATTTTTATAACCTTACTAAAAAGAATCCAAAACAAAAAGAATCTAATCATCCACCTATTCTTCTCATTCATGGCTTTTTACATAATAGTTCCGCTTGGGTTTGGTTTCGAAGGCAATTAATAAAACAAGGATTTACTAACATTTTTACCATTAATTTAGGCTATCCTTTTTCGACGATGGAAGAATTTGCTTCAAAAGTAAAAGATTTGAGAAATGATATAAGCCAAATCTGTGACGATAATAGACTTATTTTAATTGGCCATTCTATGGGAGGTATAGTAGCCGCTCAATCGGCTTTAGATAAACCGGAAGGAATCGAAAAAATTATCACAATAGGTTCTCCTTTTGATGGCGCTTATTCAGCTTGCCTATTATCGATGATTTGCGATACACAGATGAAATTCCATTCCGAATATATGCAAAAAATGTATGAAAATTTGCGTTTTCAAAATTTCCCCATTTTTCACATTGGTACTAAAAACGATCTAATCGTAAGACCACTCGAATCAGCCTTTCATACGCCTAATCCTACCAAAACACTTCAAGTGGAAGGGGAAGGGCATATTTCTATGGTTTTTTCTCAAAGAGTAATATCTGAAATCGTCTCTTTTATTAAATAA
- the lepA gene encoding Elongation factor 4, translating to MEQHDISKIRNFSIIAHIDHGKSTLADRLLELTNTLTAREMQNQVLDDMDLEREKGITIKAHPVTMNYKANDGTIYQINLIDTPGHVDFTYEVSRSLAACEGAILVVDATQGVQAQTLANVHLALDRNLEIVPVLNKIDLASADIEGTKKQIEDIIGIDASNAVCCSAKSGIGIEEILERILIEVPAPKEPKDNLLRALVFDSHYDVYRGVMVYIRVISGEIKRGTQIKMMATDKAFEVLEVGIFTPNEKAVDSLKPGEVGYMIANIKKTSDVKIGDTITTQKYSAPEPLPGFKHILPVVFAGIYPIDSTDFEALRDALEKLQLNDAALHIEQESSLALGFGFRCGFLGLLHLEITFERIQREFDLDVISTSPSVIYKFTLSDGTVKDIDNPAHYPDPTFIEWVEEPWVKCHIMTPNDYLGAVMNLGMEKRGVCTKTETMDAKHLLLTYRLPLNEIITDFNDKLKSITRGYGSFDYEFDGYEQSDIVKLEIRVNEEPVDAFSCLVHKTKAESKGRAICEKLVEVIPMQLFKVPIQAAVGGKIVARETIKAITKNVTAKCYGGDITRKRKLWEKQKKGKKRMKEIGKVNIPQSAFMEVLKAGD from the coding sequence ATGGAACAACATGATATTTCTAAAATACGAAATTTCTCCATCATCGCTCATATTGATCACGGAAAATCAACGCTTGCCGATCGTTTATTGGAACTGACGAATACATTAACAGCTAGGGAGATGCAAAACCAAGTTTTGGATGATATGGATCTAGAACGAGAGAAAGGGATTACAATTAAAGCACATCCCGTCACAATGAATTATAAAGCAAATGATGGCACCATTTATCAAATTAATTTAATTGATACTCCAGGACACGTTGATTTTACGTACGAGGTATCTAGATCATTAGCTGCCTGCGAGGGGGCGATTTTAGTTGTCGATGCCACACAAGGCGTACAAGCGCAGACTTTAGCTAATGTGCATTTAGCTTTAGATCGCAATTTAGAAATTGTACCCGTCCTTAATAAAATAGATTTAGCAAGTGCGGATATCGAAGGAACTAAAAAACAAATTGAAGATATTATTGGGATTGATGCTTCGAATGCTGTTTGTTGTTCTGCTAAATCAGGTATCGGAATCGAAGAGATCTTAGAACGAATTTTGATTGAAGTCCCGGCACCAAAAGAACCAAAAGACAATTTATTGCGCGCCTTGGTTTTTGATTCCCATTACGATGTGTATCGGGGTGTCATGGTCTATATTCGAGTCATTAGTGGTGAAATCAAGCGTGGCACTCAAATCAAAATGATGGCAACAGATAAAGCTTTTGAAGTGTTAGAGGTTGGAATTTTTACTCCTAATGAAAAAGCCGTTGATTCTCTAAAACCTGGCGAAGTTGGTTACATGATCGCCAACATCAAAAAAACCTCTGATGTAAAAATTGGAGATACTATTACGACTCAAAAGTATTCAGCTCCAGAACCTTTGCCAGGTTTTAAACACATTCTCCCAGTTGTTTTCGCAGGTATCTATCCCATAGATTCAACTGATTTTGAAGCTTTACGAGATGCGTTAGAAAAATTGCAATTAAACGATGCCGCTCTTCACATTGAACAAGAAAGTAGCTTAGCCTTAGGTTTTGGTTTTAGATGTGGATTTTTAGGGTTACTTCACTTAGAAATTACATTTGAACGTATTCAACGCGAGTTTGATTTAGACGTCATTTCCACCTCTCCTAGCGTTATTTATAAATTCACTTTATCGGATGGAACTGTCAAAGACATTGACAACCCCGCCCATTATCCCGACCCAACTTTTATTGAATGGGTCGAAGAGCCTTGGGTTAAGTGTCACATTATGACTCCAAATGATTATTTAGGAGCTGTCATGAATTTGGGGATGGAAAAAAGGGGCGTTTGCACTAAAACTGAGACAATGGATGCAAAACACCTTTTACTGACCTATCGCCTGCCTTTGAATGAAATCATCACGGATTTTAATGACAAATTAAAATCCATCACAAGAGGTTATGGTTCATTTGATTACGAATTTGATGGGTACGAGCAAAGTGATATCGTTAAGTTAGAAATTCGCGTCAATGAAGAGCCGGTAGATGCCTTTTCTTGTCTTGTTCACAAAACAAAAGCGGAATCTAAGGGTAGGGCCATTTGTGAAAAATTAGTGGAAGTGATCCCCATGCAATTGTTTAAAGTGCCTATCCAAGCCGCAGTTGGGGGGAAAATTGTAGCAAGAGAAACGATCAAAGCTATCACCAAAAACGTAACAGCTAAATGTTATGGAGGTGATATTACTCGTAAAAGAAAGCTATGGGAAAAGCAGAAGAAGGGTAAAAAGCGGATGAAGGAAATCGGTAAAGTAAACATACCTCAAAGCGCTTTCATGGAAGTTTTAAAGGCTGGAGATTAA
- the argS gene encoding Arginine--tRNA ligase: MKSLIALIQDDFETACHALFPSVNQEEIPLEITVSTQEKFGHYQFNSAMKLTKILQTNPRKIAEQFVDYLNQKKIPYIEKLEIAGPGFINIYLNPKELSERVNYILHDSKLGVSSNNSNKKIIIDFSSPNTAKEMHVGHLRSTIIGDSLARIFEFLGNDVLRLNHIGDWGTAFGMLIAYMKEEASDVLNGKQDTDLSHLVTWYKKSKEKFDTDPIFKKKSQQEVVALQGGNKDSLRAWEIICTISEKAYQEIYDLLDVHLVTRGESFYNPMLKDIITELEQKNLIVVSDGAKCLYLDGFINREGQPLPLMLQKSDGGFNYDTTDMAAIKHRIFDEKADRLIYVTDAGQSTHFQMIFQAAKKAGFLNDKKVELDHVPFGLVLGSDGKKFKTRSGDTERLKDLLTTAIDKALILVKERNHEMSEEEQSQLAKALGIGAVKYADLSCNRIGDYLFSYDKMLKFEGNTAAFLMYAYVRINGIKKKVNQSVDQLIEQKLPIILEHPSELALAFYLTRFGEVLDSVSKDLLPNRLADYLYGLSEKFNAFFRDCRVEGDLQQNSRLLLCEATARVLKQGLYLLGLQTVEKM, encoded by the coding sequence ATGAAATCCCTTATCGCTCTTATTCAAGATGATTTTGAAACGGCTTGCCACGCTCTTTTCCCTTCCGTTAATCAAGAAGAAATACCTTTAGAAATCACTGTTAGCACCCAAGAAAAGTTTGGCCACTATCAGTTCAATTCGGCTATGAAACTCACGAAAATTTTACAAACAAATCCAAGGAAAATAGCTGAGCAATTTGTCGATTATTTAAATCAGAAAAAAATCCCCTATATTGAAAAACTTGAAATTGCAGGCCCTGGATTTATCAATATATATTTAAATCCAAAAGAACTATCAGAGCGTGTTAATTATATTTTGCACGATTCCAAATTAGGCGTATCTTCAAATAATTCAAATAAAAAAATTATTATCGATTTTTCCTCTCCCAATACCGCAAAAGAGATGCATGTCGGCCATTTACGCTCTACAATTATTGGAGATTCTTTAGCTCGCATTTTTGAATTCTTAGGCAACGATGTTTTGCGCTTAAATCATATTGGCGATTGGGGAACCGCATTTGGAATGTTAATTGCGTATATGAAAGAAGAAGCTTCTGATGTGTTAAACGGCAAACAAGACACAGATCTTAGTCATCTCGTTACTTGGTACAAAAAATCAAAAGAAAAATTTGATACAGACCCGATTTTTAAGAAAAAATCACAGCAAGAAGTGGTAGCTTTACAAGGGGGAAATAAGGATTCTTTAAGAGCCTGGGAAATTATTTGTACAATTTCAGAAAAAGCTTATCAAGAAATTTATGACTTACTCGACGTTCACCTAGTTACAAGAGGTGAATCCTTCTACAACCCTATGTTAAAAGACATTATCACTGAATTAGAGCAAAAAAACTTAATTGTCGTTTCAGATGGCGCCAAGTGTCTTTATTTAGATGGGTTCATCAATCGCGAAGGACAACCTCTACCCTTGATGTTGCAAAAATCAGATGGTGGCTTTAACTACGATACAACCGATATGGCGGCCATTAAACATAGAATCTTTGATGAAAAAGCAGACCGCCTTATTTATGTTACAGATGCTGGTCAAAGTACTCACTTTCAAATGATCTTTCAAGCCGCAAAAAAAGCTGGTTTTTTGAATGATAAAAAAGTGGAGTTGGATCACGTACCTTTTGGTCTTGTATTAGGGTCTGATGGCAAAAAATTTAAAACGAGGTCTGGTGATACAGAACGTCTAAAAGATTTGCTTACAACTGCTATTGACAAAGCGTTAATCCTTGTAAAAGAAAGAAATCACGAGATGAGCGAAGAGGAGCAATCTCAATTAGCTAAAGCTCTTGGAATTGGAGCTGTCAAATATGCCGACCTTTCTTGTAATCGCATTGGTGATTACCTCTTTAGCTATGACAAAATGTTGAAATTTGAAGGAAACACGGCGGCTTTTTTAATGTATGCTTATGTGCGTATAAATGGCATCAAGAAAAAAGTTAATCAAAGTGTAGATCAATTAATTGAGCAAAAACTCCCCATTATTTTAGAGCACCCATCAGAACTTGCCTTAGCTTTTTATTTAACTCGCTTTGGAGAAGTTTTAGACAGCGTTTCTAAAGATCTTCTGCCCAATAGATTAGCTGATTATTTATATGGATTGTCAGAAAAATTTAATGCTTTCTTTAGAGATTGTCGCGTAGAGGGAGATCTTCAACAAAACTCTCGTCTTTTACTTTGCGAAGCCACCGCCCGCGTTTTAAAACAGGGCTTATATCTTTTAGGTCTTCAAACTGTTGAAAAAATGTAG